A genome region from Camelina sativa cultivar DH55 chromosome 10, Cs, whole genome shotgun sequence includes the following:
- the LOC104716906 gene encoding uncharacterized protein LOC104716906: MATNSREARRRKILERGSDRLAFITGQINGVPPPSDSTSSLSHSLLQSFPDTIPSPHQIPQEEIAFTSPQENISDAAVVDNTDHIIHQSRAESVQPQRYAETLAEPSASDPRDARIQPTPTTSSAQIPSAIDLGASQAFIPLASFVNTIKPKHIGAAIDASEYLRMFSALGIALVVILSRLGFSSLVNIVSFRPVFLLILTDSTIVLGRVLLSHRGDSPSASETVMNGQGIAEQVSNALETVMMVKKIMDALLMDFSLYAVILICGLLVTQSIFP; encoded by the exons ATGGCGACGAACAGCAGAGAAGCAAGGAGGCGGAAGATCTTAGAAAGAGGATCTGATCGTTTAGCTTTTATCACTGGTCAAATCAACGGCGTTCCTCCTCCTTCCGATTCTACTTCTTCCCTTTCCCACTCTCTTCTCCAATCCTTCCCGGACACGATTCCCTCGCCTCATCAGATTCCTCAAGAAGAAATcg CTTTCACAAGTCCACAGGAAAATATCTCCGATGCTGCGGTGGTTGATAATACAGATCATATCATCCATCAAAGCAGAGCAGAATCGGTCCAGCCTCAGAGGTATGCTGAAACATTAGCAGAACCCTCTGCTTCAGATCCTAGAGACGCAAGAATACAACCAACTCCTACAACTTCAAGTGCTCAAATTCCATCAGCCATAGATTTAGGTGCTTCTCAAGCATTTATTCCTCTGGCTAGTTTTGTGAACACCATCAAACCAAAGCACATTGGAGCGGCCATTGATGCGTCAGAATACCTACGGATGTTCTCAGCTCTTGGGATTGCACTTGTTGTCATACTATCTCGTCTCGGGTTCTCTTCCCTAGTCAACATAGTAAGCTTCAGGCCTGTTTTCTTGCTCATATTGACCGATTCCACAATTGTGCTTGGACGTGTTCTGCTGAGTCATCGTGGAGATTCGCCCTCAGCCTCAGAGACAGTAATGAACGGGCAGGGTATAGCAGAACAAGTGAGCAATGCTTTGGAGACGGTGATGATGGTTAAGAAGATAATGGACGCACTCCTTATGGATTTTAGCTTGTACGCTGTGATTCTCATATGTGGCCTCTTGGTTACCCAAAGCATCTTTCCTTAG